The Mangrovibacterium diazotrophicum DNA window CATTTATTCCCAAAAGAAAGAAAGTTGTTTTAAATTTGAGGCGCCAGTATTGAATTACAAATAAGCCCTCATTCTTAAAAACATGCTATCATACGACGCTATTGGACAAGCTGTTCACAACTACCACTTCAAACGTATCGACAAACCTATAACCATTCATTCCGAAGGTTTTGATGAAGATTTCGTAGATCCCTCCTATTTTTTCAGATCATTCAAACAAATGCCGAAGCTGGAGCAAATTGCGCTGCAAAAAGCCAGCGGAACAGTTTTGGATGTTGGTGCATGCGCGGGATGTCATAGTTTGTTTTTACAGCAGAAGGGCGTTGCTGTTACCGCACTGGAACAATCGGCTTTATGCTGCGAAGTTTTAAAAGACAGGGGCGTTGATCAAGTGATTCATGCCGACCTGATGAATTTCAGTTCTCAGAAATTCGACACCCTTCTGCTTTTAATGAATGGCACCGGTATTGCTGGTAGACTCGGGAACTTGAAAACATTTCTGGCACAGCTAAAAAATCTCCTCAATCCAAACGGTCAAATTCTCATTGATTCATCCGACTTAATCTATTTATACATGGATGAAGATGGCGCTGCGGAAATAGACATCAATGCAGAAAACTACTACGGAGAACTCGTTTACCAGGCAGAATATAATGGGATAAAAGGCAGACCTTTTCCCTGGTTGTATATCGACAGTGAGAATCTGGCAGAATATGCAGAAGAAGTCGGTTTAAAGATCGAAAACATCGAATTTGGAGATCATTTTGACTACCTTGCAACCATCAAATTAGCCTAGTTATGAATAAACAACAATACCGTTCGCTCAGCCCGGATGAAATAGAATCCCTGAAAATGCAGGGGTGCGCAGCCGACAATTGGGAGACCATCCGAATTGCAGAGGGGTTTGAGTCCGAACGATTCTTTAACGTTCAGTTCAGCGGGAATGTGCGCATCGGAATCCAGAACCAGAATATTGAACTTTACGGAGGAGTAAAAAAGAAGTGCGGCGTTTATCATGCGCATCTGCATAATTGTATCGTTGGAAACAACGTTTACATCAACCATATCAAAAACTACATTGCCAACTACGAAATTCACGACCATGTAATTATTGACAATTCCGACATCTGTGCCGTAGAAGGCATCAGTCGGTTTGGCAATGGTACCGGGGTCGAAGTCTTAGACGAGACAGGTGGGCGCAAAGTGGTAATTTACGATGAACTTTCTGCGCACCTGGCCTATATCATGGCATTCTACAAACACCGCCGCGACGTGATAGTCAATCTCGACAAGATGATTCAGGATTATTGTCACAAGGTGAAATCCGACATGGGCGTAATCGGTGAGCATTCTCGTATCTTTAACTGTCGCGAAATCCGGAATGTGAAAATCGGCCCTTATACACATATCAACGGAGCCAGTGTACTGCAGAATGGCTCGATCAACTCCAACCATTCGGCACCCGTTTTAGTCGGGCACGATGCTAACCTGAAAAACTTCATCGTTTCTTCCGGTTCTGAAGTATCCGACGGGGCTATCATTGCCAACTGCTTTATTGGACAAGGATGCACGCTTGGCGCCCAATATTCGGCCCAAAACTCACTCTTCTTTGCCAACTGTCAGGGATTTCATGGTGAGGCTTGCGCCGTTTTTGGAGGACCATACACCGTTACCCACCACAAATCGACTTTGCTGATCGCAGGTATGTTTTCGTTTTGCAACGCGGGCAGTGGATCCAACCAAAGTAACCACATGTATAAACTTGGGCCAATCCACCATGGGATTGCTGAGCGGGGCACCAAAACGACCAGCGATTCGTACCTGTTGTGGCCAGCCCGGATAGGCGCTTTCACCCTCGTTATGGGCCGTCATTACAAAAACTCGGATACCTCGGACATGCCCTTCTCCTATCTCATTGAAAACGACGACGAAAGCTGGCTGGTTCCGGGCGTCAACCTGAGAAGCGTGGGAACAATTCGCGACGTGTTGAAATGGCCGAAGCGCGATAAACGCACCGATAAACACAAGTTGGATTACATCAACTTCAACCTGCTAAGTCCGTTCACCATTCAGAAAATGGACCACGCGATCCGGATTTTACACCAAATACAAAAAATATCGGGCGAGACGACAGAAGTATTCTCGTACAACAATACCAAAATTAAGCGCGATGCGCTTCAGCGAGGCCTGAAGCTTTACCACATGGCCATTATGAAGTTTATCGGTAACTCGATCATTACCCGGCTGAACAAAGGCCAGCTGCACTCCCCTCACGAAGTGACTGACTGTTTGCTGCCTACCAGTGCGATTGGCTTGGGGGATTGGATCGATTTATCAGGTTTGATTGCTCCCAAGGAGGAAGTTATCAAACTCATGGAAGCCATCGAACGTCATGAAATTACAACGCTGACTGAGATCGATCAAAAATTTCGGGAGTTTCATGCCAATTACTACGAGTATGAATGGAACTGGACCGTTGAATTCATTCAGAAATACTTGGGCAAACCAATTACCGAGTTCGCGATTGAAGAGATTATCGATATCGTCAAACAATGGCGCGAGAGCGTTGTCGAATTGGATCAAATGCTTTATGACGATGCCCGCAAAGAATTCCGGATTGACGTGATGACCGGCTTTGGGATCGATGGTGACCAGCAGATTAAGCAACGTGACTTTGAAAGCGTTCGGGGACGATTTGAAGAAAATGATTTTGTGAAAGAGATTTTACTGCATATCGAGCGGAAAACAAAACTCGGAGAGCGTGTAATCAATCAATTACAATTAACAACCAAGAAATTAGAAAAGGAAAAATGAGACTGATTATCCAGGAGAATTACGAACAGCTGTCGAAATGGGCAGCCAATTATATTGCACGAAAAATCCAGTTAGCTGCACCAACAGCCGAAAAACCTTTTGTACTTGGACTGCCAACCGGCTCGTCGCCCCTGGGGGTTTACAAAGAACTGATCAAACTGCATCAATGCGGCAAGGTTAGCTTTAAACACGTCATCACCTTCAATATGGACGAATACGTGGGCATTCCGAAAGAACACCCGCAAAGCTACTATACCTTCATGTGGGACAATTTCTTTAGCCATATCGATATTCCGGCTGAAAATGTCAACATTCTGAACGGAAACCCAACGAATCTAAAGGAAGAATGCGCCCGATACGAAGCCAAAATGAAGGAAGTGGGTGGCATCGATTTATTCCTGGGAGGTATCGGTCCAGATGGCCATATTGCCTTCAATGAGCCAGGTTCATCGCTGGCCTCGCGCACACGCGACAAGGAATTGAATTACGATACCATTGTTGCCAACTCGCGTTTCTTCGAAAACGACGTGAATAAAGTGCCCAAATTGGCTCTGACTGTCGGTGTAGCAACCGTAATGGATGCCAAAGAAGTGTTGATCATCGTTAACGGACTAAACAAAGCCCGCGCGCTGAAACATACTGTTGAAGAGGGTGTTAACCACATGTGGACGATCAGTGCCCTGCAGCTACACCCCAAAGGTATGATCGTTTGTGATGAACACGCTACTTACGAGTTGAAGGTGGGAACTTACAAACATTTCAAATCAATAGAAGATGCCAACCTGGATGCCTCAAAACTGTTGGGCAGTGACTTGGTTTGGTAAACTTCACCAGACAAAAAAGCAAAAGCCACAATCGAAAAATTGTGGCTTTTGTTTTAGGCTTTTTCTAAGTTATTGCAGAGGCCTTTCCACTCAATCCAGACGAAGTACCGGAATACTAACTCCAATAAGCAACGCTAAACAGCGAGTGAAATAGTCCTATACCCAAATTCCTTTTTTAGGTGGGTTGCCATACGAATCAAACGAATCACCGTTCTCACGTAAAACCTGCTTCAATTCTTCTACTGTAAACTCAAAACCATCTTCTTTGGCTAGTTCTACAAATTTTTCTTCCGAAAAGGTGTTATCGTATTTTACACGAAATTGTCTGTCGTCGGCACCTTTGTCCAGCAAATCTAAAACGGCTTTTTTTGACATCTTCTTTGAAGTTTAAAAGTTAGTATGATCGCAAATATAGCCATAATTCCATTTTAACAATTATCACTAAAATCAAAATTAATCTACCAATACGTAAATTTAATAACGCTTTTAGCACCACTATACTCACCAAATACAAATATTAAAAACAAATAGATCTCTAAATCCTCTCAGACGACAGCTAACGAAAGTCCGCGAATCAGGAATTTTTCTCATCGGTTATCGCTACCTGAATAAGCTTTTTGCATTTACAAGTTGCCTGGCAAATTATACCTGGGCAACTAAGCCAATACGGATATCACAGCGACACAGATTGCTTGGTAAAAGCCAAAATCTCGTGCCCGATTTCAAACTCGCTGATGGCGTATCATTCTTTCTTTACAACCTTGAATTGATGAACTCCGCTTTCGCCCGATATTTTGAGTAAATAAATACCATTTACGTATTGGGAAATGTCGATTTGCTTTTCCGACCCGCTGACCATTGCTCGGAGCAATTTCTGCCCAGTCAGGGTAAATACTTCCACCCAATCGAGTTGATCACCGGAAATAGTCAGAATTCCTGTAGTTGGATTTGGATAGATACTAAGCTCAGTATTTTCTGGTTCAAGGCTTTGAACTGAATAGTTTATTGTAAGTGTATCATAAGCATTGGTAATTGCAAACGTATAATCTCCAACTTCCAAATCACCGATAACACCATCATTCTTGACAAATTCGGATCCATTTACCGAAAACTGAAATGGTTTCGTGATCCCCTGTGTATCGATTGTAACAGATTGGCTAAGTTGCGCCGATTTAGTTGAACGGACTTCCGCATCAATAACTGGTACCAACTTTGAAACACCATTACTGGTAGACAGCCAGAATATGCCGGTGTCTTCTTCCCTGTAGATTCCTTGAACAACATCACCCACCAGGCCATCATCGGTTGAATAAAGTTTGAAAGTGCTTCCATCGTATTTATACAACCCGACAATTGAAGCAAACCAAAGCAGGTTATTCTTATCCTTATAGCTGTCGAAAAACCATACAGTAGGAGCACCATCCAATAAATCCCATTTTCCATCTTTATAAATCAGCAAGCCCTCCATTGTGGAAGCTATCAGGTTATTGTCTGAGTCCTCGACAAAAGAATAAACAACCAGCTCACTAAAACCTCTAATATCGACGATATCATGCGTGAATTCTACCCCATCCCAATAACTGATGCCACCTCTTGTTCCAAACCAAATTTTATGATTAGAATCCTCGTAAACAGCATCGACGTAATTTGAAAGAAAACCATCTTCGGTGGTGTAATAAGTCCAACTGGTACCATCGTATTTTAGCAAACCATTTAATGTTCCATACCAGAGATTATTTTCATGATCCTCAACAATAGACTGTCCCCATCCAGTAAACATTTCATCTTTTTTATAATCGAAAATTGTCCATCCTGTGGAGTCATACTTGTAAATACCATTTACAGTTGTAAACCAATAATTTCCTCGACTGTCCTGCAGTCCTTTGGAAACCCACTCAACATCATCGCCGTCCGGTGTCTTAAAGAAACTCTCCCATTCATCGCCGTCAAGAATACTTATTCCACCATGCGTACAAAACCAAATTTTCCCCTCAGTATCCTTAAAAACGTCAGATACATCACTATTTATAAGTCCCTCGGTTGTTGTTACCCCCCAAGCTTCTCCATCAAATATCGCATAACCTCTTTCGGAACCACTGTAAACAATGTTGGACGAATCCACGAACAACGACAAATTCTGATTGTCTGCCAGACCGTCGTCCACTGTAAAATATCTCCATCCGGAATCACTATACATAGCTACCCCCTTGGTGTTCGCAAAGAAATAATTTCCATCATGGTCTTCGACTACTGACCGCATAACTCCAACAGAGCCGGATTTACTTGGACTCAATCTTACCCATTTGTCTCCATCAAAAACATATATTTTGGTCAAAGTAAGCGCCCAAACTTTGTTCTCGCTATCGACATAGACATCAACGATCATCTCTGTTGAATTACTTTCCCACGAATTAGCGGAAAACGTTTCTCCATTGTACACCCAAACTCCTTTGTCCGCTGTTCCGATCCAGATATTCCCCAGCCTATCCTGCGCCATACACCGAATATCGTTAGTTGGTAAACCGGTGATTGTTGTGTAAGATTTCCATTTCGAACCGTTAAATTTCGTTATTCCACCCCTAGTCGCAATCCACACATTTCCCAGCGTATCAACCAATAGATCTTCAACTTTGTCATTAATCAGATGATCATTCGTAGAATAATGAGTAAAATTCCCATTTGAATAGACACTAATTCCCGAATAATAACTACCGTAGCCTATCCAGATATTGTTATTATGATCCATTACGATATCACCAACTTCATTGACTCTTAGTCCGTCGCTTGTTGTAAACGATTGCCAACCAGAACTGGATTTGATGCTTATCCCTCCTTCTGTTCCAATCCATAAACGATTTTGGTCATCTTCCATAAAGGTAAAAACCCACTGGCCAGCAAGCCCACTGTCCCCCGTAGTACCTGACTGATAATTAGTCCAGGAATCCTGTGCACCCGCCTTTTGACACATAACAAGACAACACAAAATACTGATAAGCACACTTCTAGTCATGAGATAAGTTTTATTCTATTTTTAATTCATTCCGCCACTTCGCTCCCAAACCAGACAAATCAGCTCGGTTTGAAGCCATGCTAATTTACAAAAAATAAAATACGAAATTATTCATTTACTATAATTTAAGCTTAATCTAAACAAAATATTTTATCATAAAAAAAAGATTTAAACCCATTCATTTTACCGATAAGGGATATAAATGAAAAAAGCCACCATCCTTTCGGACAGTGGCTTTTGCTATATAATAAACGGTCTTTTTTTTTATTCTGCAGATGCTTCTTCTTTAGCAGCTGAGAAATCCATAGCAGCCAAACGTTTGTAACCAGCCAAACGCCATTTTGCATTTTCTTCAGCAGCCGCGAACAATTCAGCAGCTTGTTCCGGGAATGATTTCATCAATGAAGTGTAACGAACCTCACCTTTCAGGAAGTCTTGGAACTTGCTCCAATCAGGTTCCTTAGAATCCAAAACAAATGGGTTTTTACCTTCAGCTTCCAACATTGGGTTGTAACGGTACATTGACCAGTAACCAGCGTCAACAGCTTTTTTCTCTTCATCTTGTGATTTACCCATGCTTGCACGCAAACCGTGGTTGATACAAGGAGAATAAGCGATGATCAATGATGGTCCTGGGTAAGCTTCAGCTTCACGCAATGCTTTCAGGTATTGAGCCTGGTTAGCGCCCATAGCAACCTGTGCTACATAAACGTAACCGTAAGACATTGCCATCATACCCAAGTCTTTTTTGCGGATTTTCTTACCTGAAGCGGCGAATTTAGCAACAGCACCAACCGGAGTTGATTTAGACGCCTGACCACCAGTGTTTGAGTAAACTTCGGTATCCATTACCAATACGTTTACGTCTTCACCTGAAGCCAACACGTGATCCAAACCACCGTAACCGATGTCGTATGCCCAACCGTCGCCACCGAATACCCAAACTGATTTTTTAGCCAGGTATTTTTTCAGGCTCAGGATTGTTTTTGCATATTCAGCATCGTTGCCTTCCAATACTGCGATAACAGCTTTTGAAACTTCAGCTGTTTTGTCGCCGTCTTGTTTTGCTTCGATCCATGCGTTGAAAGCAGCAGCAACTTCTTCGCTAACACCGGCAGCAATAGCTTCTTTCATTACAACTTCGATGCGGTCTCGTTGAGCGCTTACACCTTCAGCCATACCGAAACCATATTCTGCGTTGTCTTCGAACAGTGAGTTAGCCCATGCCGGACCGTGACCACTTTGGTTGTGTTTACAGTAAGGAGTTGCAGGAGCTGAACCACCATAGATTGAAGAACAACCTGTAGCGTTGGCAATCATCATGCGCTCACCGTACAATTGAGTGATCAATTTCACATATGGAGTTTCACCACAACCTGCACAAGCACCAGAGAACTCGAACAATGGTTGAGCGAACTGAGAGTTTTTAACTGATTTGTTTTTGTCAACAACAGTTTCTTTGTAAGTAACGTTTTTCGCCATGTATTCCCAACGAGTAGCTTCGGCTTCTTGAGTACCAAGAGGTTTCATTTCCAAAGCTTTTGTTTTCGCAGGACAAACATCAGCACAGTTACCACAACCAGTACAGTCGTTTACAGAAACCTGGATGCGGAAGCTTAATCCGTCGAATTGTTTCGTAGGAGTAGCTACGCGAGTTTCAGTACCGGCAGGTGCACCTTCAACTTCAGCTTTGTCCATCAGGAACGGACGGATAGCAGCGTGAGGACAAACGTAAGCACATTGGTTACATTGGATACAGTTGTCAGCTTGCCATTCAGGAACGTTAACAGCGATACCGCGTTTTTCGAAAGCAGAAGTACCTTGTTCGAAAGTACCGTCTTCGTAACCTACGAAAGTAGAAACAGGAAGGTCGTTACCTTTTTGAGCGTTGATTACATCAACAAATTTGCTGATATATTCAGGACGGTCAGTTGCAGCAACTTCTTCTGCCAATTTGATGCCTTTCCATTCAGTAGGAACAGCTACTTCGATTACGTTAACACCACCTGCGTCAACAGCAGCGTAGTTCATGTTAACGATTTTCTCACCTTTTTTACCGTAAGATTTTACGATCGCTTTCTTCATTTCTTCAACGGCTTTTTCGTAAGGAATTACGCCGGTAATTTTGAAGAATGCAGATTGCATGATGGTGTTGGTACGAGTTCCCAAACCTAAGTCTTCACCCAGTTTAGTACCGTTGATGATATAGAATTTGATTTCGTTTTCAGCCAGATAACGTTTCATGGTATCCGGTAAACGTTTTTTAGTTTCTTCTTCGTCCCAGATTGAGTTCAACAGGAATGAACCGCCTTTTTTCAGACCTTTCAGTACGTCGTAAAGGTGAATGTAAGCAGGAACGTGGCAAGCAACGAAGTCAGGAGTTGTTACCAAATAGGTTGAACGGATTGGGCTGTCGCCGAAACGCAAGTGAGAACAAGTGAAACCACCTGATTTCTTAGAGTCGTACTCGAAGTAACCTTGACAAGATTTGTCAGTAGATCCACCGATGATTTTGATTGAGTTTTTGTTCGCACCTACAGTACCGTCAGAACCTAAACCGTAGAATTTAGCTTCGTAGATATTTTCAGGAGAAATTTTGATTTCAGCTTTCAACGGAAGTGATTTGAAAGTCACGTCGTCAACGATACCCAGGGTGAAACCGTTTTTAGGTTCAGCCATTTCCAGGTTTTCGTATACTGCCAAAATTTGAGACGGAGTAGTGTCTTTTGATCCTAAACCGTAACGACCACCAACGATTACCGGAGCATTTTCTTTTCCGTAGAACAAGTCTTTTACATCCAGGTACAATGGTTCACCGTTTGCGCCAGGTTCTTTACTGCGATCCAAAACAGCGATACGTTTCACTGATTTAGGCAGTGCGTTCATGAAATATTTAGCGCTGAACGGACGATACAGGTGAACTGACATCAAACCAACTTTTTTACCTTGGCTAGCCAGGTAGTCAATTGTTTCTTTGATGGTTTCAGTTACTGAACCCATAGCGATGATGATGTTTTCTGCATCTTCAGCACCGTAGTAAGTAAATGGGTGATATTCACGACCAGTCAATTTGCTGATTTCAGCCATGTAACCTTCAACGATATCAGGAACTGCATCGTAGAATGGGTTTGAAGCTTCGCGAGCCTGGAAGAAAATATCCGGGTTTTGAGCTGTACCACGAGTTACAGGAGTTTCAGGGTTCAACGCGCGATCGCGGAAAGCCTGGATCAAGTCCATGTCAACCAATGGACGAATATCTTCAATATCCAGGTAATCGATTTTTTGAATCTCGTGAGAAGTACGGAATCCGTCGAAGAACGACAAGAAAGGTACGCGAGATTTCAAAGTTGCCAGGTGAGAAACACCTGCCAAGTCCATTTCTTCCTGTACTGAACCGGCAGCCAACAAAGCGAAACCAGTTTGACGGGCAGCGTACACGTCAGAGTGGTCGCCGAAGATAGACAAAGCGTGAGATGCCAATGCACGGGCACTTACGTGGAATACTGTAGGTAATAATTCACCTGCAATTTTATACATGTTAGGGATCATCAACAACAACCCCTGAGAAGCCGTGTAAGTAGATGTTAAAGCACCTGATTGCAAAGAACCGTGTACCGCACCGGCAGCACCAGCTTCTGATTGCATTTCAGCCAAACGTACAGGACGTCCGAACAGGTTTTTCATTCCTTTTGCAGCCCATTCATCCACATACTCAGCCATTGTTGAAGACGGAGTGATTGGATAAATACAGGCAACTTCACTGAACATGTAACTCATGTACGCTGCTGCGTAGTTACCGTCACATGTAACAAACTTCTTTTGTTTTGCCATTTTTATTCAAGTTAAATTTTAGATATGTTATTTTCAATTCTCAATTTCTAATACAAAAAACCGAACAGCCAGAGCGGAATCACATTCCCTCTACCCTCTTCGATCATATCGGCAGCAGCGTAACTCTGAGCATCTACCGGCTCGGTGTATTTGCCACCCACAATAAAGTCGTATTTATTTTCAACTTTGAAATCTGCCTTCTCCGAACTCTTCACCAGGTGATTGACATTTAACTGGTTATAGAAGAATGTTGTGCGAAGCGTCCGGTTGTTAATATTGTCCGGATCAACAGCATATAAAATATTGGTGTTATGCGCGTAAACCCAATCCGGCTTTTTCAGCTGATCTTCGTCACCGTTTGAATACAACAGGTTGATCAAACGCGCATTTTTCAAGTATCGCAGGTAATTCATGATAGTCGCCCGCGATGTTTCCACATCAGCGCTCAACTTACTCACATTGGGCGAAAAAGGAACCTGGCTGCAAATAATCTGCAGCAACTTGCGGAGCTTTGGCAAATATTTCAACTCAATCTGGTTCAGATACGTTACATCGATCTCCAGCGCCAGGTTAACGTGCTTCAACAGCGACTCGCGGTAAAACGATTTGCTGTTCAGGAAATACGGATAATAACCTGTTTCGAGATACTCGTTAAAATAAGCCAAAGGTTTTACCTCATTGGTAACCTCCGCTGCGATCTCCCGATGATTGGTCAGAATTTCGTCTAACGAATATGTTTTAAAGTTGAAATTTCCTTTGTAATTCAGGTACTCGCGGAACGACAAACCTACCAAATGGTAAACACGAACAATGCCTTTCAGCTCGTCGTGACCTTCGATAACCCGCAGCACAGGCGATGAAGAAAAAATAATCTGAAGTCCGGGGAAATTGTAGTAACAATCGCGGATTTCCGAATCCCAGTCCGGGTACTTGTGAATCTGATCCAGGATCAGAACCTTTCCACCCTTTTTATAGAATTCGTCTGCGAAATTGTAGATCTTCCGCTTGGTGAAATAAAAGTTATTCAGGTTGACATACAAACAAGATTTGTCGTCGCTGAATTTTTCTTTGACAATGTCTAAAAGGAAAGTCGTTTTACCTACCCCACGGAAGCCCTTAATACAAATCAGGCGCTCCGTCCAATCGATCTGATCCATCAAGCCTCTGCGAAGAAACTCTTTTGGAGTGTCGGTCAATGATTGGTGTATCTGAAGTAGGTTTTCCATCTGGCTAACTTTTATATGCAAACAAAAGTAGACAGAAAATTCACACTTTTGCTACCCAGAGATAGCAAAATACTCACGTAAGTGTAATTTATAATTATTAAAAATAAGGAAAAACTGCAAATAAGACAAAGCAGTCCGAATTAATCGACCTGTATTTCAGAAACATAATCAACCCTTGAGCCTTTTTTTCCGTTATCGCAAACGGGAATTGCGTGGCTTCCCATCACAATAACAGCAGGCATCGGAATATCATTTTCGGTTAAGAAAATCGTAAGATTGGACAACTTTGTGGAAAAGATCTGTTGATCGGGGTGCCCTACCCGACTTACAATTTGCATCGGCAAGTCGGACGAAACCTGACGAGCATCCAATTCTGAAGCCAGTGCTTCCATATTCTTCAACCCCATGTAAAGCATTACAGGAGCCTGGGCTTTTAAAACCGAAGCTACGGTATCGATATCTTCGAAACCACCGTCTCTTTTATGACCGGTATAAAATAGCGCCATACTATTCACTCCACGCAGCGTTACCGGGATATGGAAAGTAGTAGCCGCCGCCAGCCCGGCAGTAATGCCCGGCACAACTTCAACATTTAACCCTTCATTCAAGCAAAATTCCAGCTCTTCAGCTCCGCGTCCGAATATAAAAGGGTCTCCCGCCTTCAAGCGCACCACCCGTTTACCTTCTATGGCAAACTGCTTCAGCTGTTGATGAATTTTGTCCTGTCGCTCCGTTTGGTGCTGTCCGTCCTGGTAATGCTTACCCGCGTAGACTTTCGTCGCTCCTTCCGATGCCAAGTGAAGAATTTCCTCACCGTGCAACGCATCGTATAAAATAACATCTGCCTGCTCAATTCGCTTCAACGCGCGCAGAGTAAGCAACTCCGGATCGCCGGGTCCTGCCCCAACAATCGATATCAAATGATCTTTCCACATAATAATATATAGAAGGAAAATAGAGCTCGCCGGATGAATTCCGGCAGCGCTGTTTTAGAATTCGGCCCCAAGATAACTCATGGGGCTGGGATATTTAAATTTGTAATCCAAAAACCGAATCAGTTTTCGACTGTCAACAATTTTATAAGGTTCTTTCTCGTCGGAAAAATGAGGAGCAGGAATTCCGGAAACCGCCGATGCTTTCAGGTAAAATTCCTTGCGTGAAGGATGCTCCGGGCAACAAGCATTGAAGGTTTCACCCCACATGTTTTGTCGGATGATCTCCATGATGATCGCAATGCAGTCGTCCTGATGAATGAGATTAACAGGTTTACTGCCGCCAACAGCCTCCGTTCTCCGACTCAAAAAGCGAGCGGGATTCCGATCAGCGCCAATCAATCCCCCAAAGCGAATAATGGTTGTTTGAAAATGAGGATTCAACCGGAATTGATTTTCAGC harbors:
- a CDS encoding DUF4954 family protein; the protein is MNKQQYRSLSPDEIESLKMQGCAADNWETIRIAEGFESERFFNVQFSGNVRIGIQNQNIELYGGVKKKCGVYHAHLHNCIVGNNVYINHIKNYIANYEIHDHVIIDNSDICAVEGISRFGNGTGVEVLDETGGRKVVIYDELSAHLAYIMAFYKHRRDVIVNLDKMIQDYCHKVKSDMGVIGEHSRIFNCREIRNVKIGPYTHINGASVLQNGSINSNHSAPVLVGHDANLKNFIVSSGSEVSDGAIIANCFIGQGCTLGAQYSAQNSLFFANCQGFHGEACAVFGGPYTVTHHKSTLLIAGMFSFCNAGSGSNQSNHMYKLGPIHHGIAERGTKTTSDSYLLWPARIGAFTLVMGRHYKNSDTSDMPFSYLIENDDESWLVPGVNLRSVGTIRDVLKWPKRDKRTDKHKLDYINFNLLSPFTIQKMDHAIRILHQIQKISGETTEVFSYNNTKIKRDALQRGLKLYHMAIMKFIGNSIITRLNKGQLHSPHEVTDCLLPTSAIGLGDWIDLSGLIAPKEEVIKLMEAIERHEITTLTEIDQKFREFHANYYEYEWNWTVEFIQKYLGKPITEFAIEEIIDIVKQWRESVVELDQMLYDDARKEFRIDVMTGFGIDGDQQIKQRDFESVRGRFEENDFVKEILLHIERKTKLGERVINQLQLTTKKLEKEK
- a CDS encoding two-component regulator propeller domain-containing protein — encoded protein: MTRSVLISILCCLVMCQKAGAQDSWTNYQSGTTGDSGLAGQWVFTFMEDDQNRLWIGTEGGISIKSSSGWQSFTTSDGLRVNEVGDIVMDHNNNIWIGYGSYYSGISVYSNGNFTHYSTNDHLINDKVEDLLVDTLGNVWIATRGGITKFNGSKWKSYTTITGLPTNDIRCMAQDRLGNIWIGTADKGVWVYNGETFSANSWESNSTEMIVDVYVDSENKVWALTLTKIYVFDGDKWVRLSPSKSGSVGVMRSVVEDHDGNYFFANTKGVAMYSDSGWRYFTVDDGLADNQNLSLFVDSSNIVYSGSERGYAIFDGEAWGVTTTEGLINSDVSDVFKDTEGKIWFCTHGGISILDGDEWESFFKTPDGDDVEWVSKGLQDSRGNYWFTTVNGIYKYDSTGWTIFDYKKDEMFTGWGQSIVEDHENNLWYGTLNGLLKYDGTSWTYYTTEDGFLSNYVDAVYEDSNHKIWFGTRGGISYWDGVEFTHDIVDIRGFSELVVYSFVEDSDNNLIASTMEGLLIYKDGKWDLLDGAPTVWFFDSYKDKNNLLWFASIVGLYKYDGSTFKLYSTDDGLVGDVVQGIYREEDTGIFWLSTSNGVSKLVPVIDAEVRSTKSAQLSQSVTIDTQGITKPFQFSVNGSEFVKNDGVIGDLEVGDYTFAITNAYDTLTINYSVQSLEPENTELSIYPNPTTGILTISGDQLDWVEVFTLTGQKLLRAMVSGSEKQIDISQYVNGIYLLKISGESGVHQFKVVKKE
- the nagB gene encoding glucosamine-6-phosphate deaminase — its product is MRLIIQENYEQLSKWAANYIARKIQLAAPTAEKPFVLGLPTGSSPLGVYKELIKLHQCGKVSFKHVITFNMDEYVGIPKEHPQSYYTFMWDNFFSHIDIPAENVNILNGNPTNLKEECARYEAKMKEVGGIDLFLGGIGPDGHIAFNEPGSSLASRTRDKELNYDTIVANSRFFENDVNKVPKLALTVGVATVMDAKEVLIIVNGLNKARALKHTVEEGVNHMWTISALQLHPKGMIVCDEHATYELKVGTYKHFKSIEDANLDASKLLGSDLVW
- a CDS encoding class I SAM-dependent methyltransferase, whose amino-acid sequence is MLSYDAIGQAVHNYHFKRIDKPITIHSEGFDEDFVDPSYFFRSFKQMPKLEQIALQKASGTVLDVGACAGCHSLFLQQKGVAVTALEQSALCCEVLKDRGVDQVIHADLMNFSSQKFDTLLLLMNGTGIAGRLGNLKTFLAQLKNLLNPNGQILIDSSDLIYLYMDEDGAAEIDINAENYYGELVYQAEYNGIKGRPFPWLYIDSENLAEYAEEVGLKIENIEFGDHFDYLATIKLA
- a CDS encoding Nif11-like leader peptide family natural product precursor, with product MSKKAVLDLLDKGADDRQFRVKYDNTFSEEKFVELAKEDGFEFTVEELKQVLRENGDSFDSYGNPPKKGIWV